Within the Catalinimonas niigatensis genome, the region CATCACGAAATTAGCCTTCAAAACGATAAGATCAGTGAGCAGTATTTACAAATGGAGCTCCAGAACAAGAAGTTAAAGCTGCTTAACCAGGAAAAAGATACGCTGATGAATATGGTGGCGCATGACCTTAAATCGCCTCTTAATCGTTTATCAGGACTTTCAGATCTACTCTTACTACCAGATCAGAATCATCATGAACGAGAAAAGTATGCATCTCTGATCAAAGAAACTTCCCAAGAAGGGGTCAATCTGGTAAAAGATTTACTGGACATAAATGCCTTTACCAATACCTCTGGGATTAACTATGCTGACCTGAACCTTAAGTATTTTTTAGAGGAACAGGCCAAAGCTCACCTTTCTGATGCGGAAGCAAAAGAGATTAATTTACATGTCCAGTGTGATGCTTCCATTATTTTTCGCTCAGATGCTATCTATCTATCCCGTGTTCTTGACAACCTTATTTCTAATGCCATTAAATACTCTTACACCAAAACCAATATTTACATTATAGGAGGCACTATAGGAAAAGAGCAAGTGATGATAGGCGTGAAAGACCAAGGGCCCGGTTTTAGCCATGAGGATAAAAAGCATCTCTACAAAAAATTTAAAAAGCTTAGTGCTCGTCCTACCAGCGGAGAAAGCTCTCATGGCCTTGGACTGGCTATCATCAAAACATTGGTAGATAAGATGAATGGCAGTATTCATCTGGAAAGTGAAGTCGGACAAGGGAGTGAGTTCATTCTTAGATTTCCAATCAAAGAAGCAGTGAGTATCTCGTAACTACAATTCTTCTTCAGATTGATATACTATTTTTCCTCCTATAATAGTCATGAGTAACTTAGCTTCTTTAATTTGACTGGGATTGATTTTGAACAAATCCCTGTCAATCACTACCATATCTGCTAGTTTTCCTATCTCTAAAGTTCCTTTGATATTTTCTTCAAAAGAAGCAAAGGCTGCGTTGATCGTATAAGCTCTGAGTGCCTCTTCTACACTGATTTTTTGCTCTGGCACCCAGCCTTCCGGATTTTGGCCATCCAGTGTACGACGTGTTACTGCCGCATAAATACCTTCCAGCGGTGTAGGTGGGGCTACAAACCAATCACTTCCAAAAGCCAATCGTACTCCTTCATCCAACAGCGAACGAAAAGCATAGGTAGTTTGAATTCGTTCTGGTCCGATTACCTTTTCAGCCCAACGTCCATCGTCGATGGCATGATAAGGCTGCATACTGGCGATGACTCCCAAACTATTGTATCTACCAAAATCCTTAGGTACAATATGCTGTGAGTGCTCTATCCTGAACCGCCGATCACGTGCTCCATTTTCTTGTACCACCTCTGTATAAATATCTAACAACTCACTGATGGCTCTATCACCAATAGCATGAATCATAGGTTGTAAGCCTGCACTATCAGCTTTTTTTACCCAGCCGTACATTTCCTCTTTGGTAGTAATAAAAAATCCAGAATCTTCAGGAGCATCTGTAAATGGATCAAAGAATGCTGCGGTATGAGAACCTAAAGAGCCATCCATAAATCCTTTCAGACTTCCTATTCGTAGCCACTTATCTCCTACGCCTTCTTCGCTTATCTTATCTGCCAACTTTTTCCATTGATGAATCGGCATACCCGCATAAATTCGGGTGATAAGTTTACCTTCATCTCTAAAGCGTTCTAGCACATCCATATATCCACTCATATGATGCACTGAGGTAACCCCCTGCGCAGTCACATACTTCATTGCAGCTTCCAGTGCCTTATCTTTTTGCTGATCGCTGGGTTCAGGTACTGCCTTTTCTATCCAAGACATAGCATTATCTTTAAAAATACCTGTTAATTCACCCTCCTCATCCCGTACAATTTCGCCACCGGCTGCTTCTTCTATCTCTTTAGTTACGTGGGCAGTTTTCATGGCCGCAGTGTTGGCAAGAGCCATATGCCCATCCAGTCTGTTAATCCATAGCGGATGATTTTGTGTGACAGAATCAATCCATTCACGATGAGGCAATTCGCCACCCCAGTTTTCATGATCCCAATCTCCTCCTGTAATCCAGGTACCTGGTTCTAAGGTTTGAGCAAAAGTGGCTATCCTTTGAATAAAATCTTCAGGCGTAACTGCATCTCTTAGCTGTACGGAAGACAAACGAAAGCCTCCGCTAATGAAATGCACATGGCTATCAATAAACCCGGGAGTCACAAAATTTCCTTCCAAATCTATCACTTGCGTACTGTCTCCGATGTATCGCCTGATTTTAGCCTGACTGCCAATATCCATGATAGTATCAGCGCTGATGGCGATAGCCCTTGCATTGACCTGCGTAGGATTAGCCGTCCAGATATTGCCATTGAGCAAAACCATATCAGCACTTTGCTCAGGAGAAGTGCAGCCAATCAGGGACACAATGACAATAAAGGCTAAACGTTTCATACCATATGTAGGAGAATCTAAATGTACGTTGAGGATAGTTCTTATCAAAAAAACTGACGATAAACGACAAACCACAAAATTTTCCGGGAAGTTACCCCAACAGGAATGCTGGTTATCGCTTGTGAAGACACTTTTAGAATGGTGGTTAACTTATAAAATACAGGGTATAGAATAACTCAAGGTGAGCTTTAAACTTTGTGTGGGTATAGACAGCTTTGGTAGATTTAAACATTATTTCCATCTAATTTGTAGAACCAGAAGAATATAGATGAGTTATGAGTGAATTGCTTAAGATACCGTAAAATTAAAAGCTTGCATTAACCCACTTTACGATGAAAGAAAACATGATCAGCCGTCGCTATTTCAATCGCACTTTATCTGCCAGTCTGGGTGCCGTTACATTTATACCCGAGTTGGCGATGAACCCTTCCGTTTGGAAAGAACAGCAGAAGAAAAAACTAGGTATCGCTTTGGTAGGTCTGGGAAGTTATAGCAGTGGACAGTTGGCTCCGGCATTACAGGAAACCGGGCATTGCTACCTTTCAGGAATTGTCACCGGCACGCCTGCTAAAGAAAAGGAATGGGCTGATAAGTATAACATTCCTGAAAAAAATATTTACAATTATGAAAACTTTGACAGCATAGTTGATAACCCTGATATAGATATTATTTATGTGGTTTTGCCCAACTCCATGCATGCTGAATATACTGTCAGGTCAGCACAAGCCGGAAAGCATGTGATCTGTGAGAAACCTATGGCCATCAGTTCAGAGGAATGTCAGGAGATGATCAATGCCTGCAATCAGGCGAATGTCAAACTTTCCATAGGGTACCGTCTGCATTTTGAACCTCATAATCAGGAAATCATGCGGCTTGGGCAAGAAAAGGTGATGGGTGATATCACTTTTATTCAGTGTGGAGCAGGCTACCTGATGGGTGATAACTGGGATCAATGGCGGTTGAAAAAAGAACTGGCGGGTACGGGAGCTTTAGGCAATATGGGCGTGTATGCCATACAGGGAGCGCTCTATACTGTAGGCGAAAATCCTCTGTATGTGTATGCTCAGGAGTTTAAAACCAAGCCCGATAAATTCAAAGAAGTAGATGAAACGGTAACTTTCCAGTTTGAGTTTCCTGGGGGAGTGGTGGCCAATCTGCAAACTTCTCATAATGCACGTACCAACCGACTGTATGCTGCCTGTGAGGATGGATGGTTTGAGTTAGAACCTTTCTCACCCTATGGTGGGATAAGTGGCAATAGCAGCAAAGGACTTATCACTTATCCACAAGTGAATCAACAGGCTTTACAAATGGATGATTTTGCTTTATGTATTTTAAATAACCAAAAGACCCGCGTTCCCGGAGAGATGGGTATGCGTGATGTGCAAATCATAGAAGCGATTCTGGAATCTATAGAGACTGGTAAGAAAGTGATGCTTAATAACTTAGCATTTTAAGCTCACTTTTAGAAATCACAAACATCTTATACGTCTTGAAACTTTGCAAAATTAATGTTAAACACTGGATGATGTCGTCATACTTTCACCTACATTTGAGGTAAAATTTAATGAAATTGACTTCTTCTTGTTATTTATTAAAAATTTTATCATCTTTTTTAATAAATTATTAGTAAGCATAGGTCAATATTTCATTGTAAAGGCGTTAAATCTATCAATATTAAATTTTAAAAATTAGCCAGCAAATTGAATGTCGTTTTGCTTATCCTATAAATAGCTTCTGTGAATGGTATTAAAATACCAACAAATTTATAAGCCAGATTAGGTTTCAAAATCCGATTATTGATAAAAACTCCTATATTCACATAACAATCTCCTTGATAATCAATTAGTTTAGTATGCAGAGTGTTGCATTTTTCAATATATTTTTCTCTAAATTTGAAGCATCACTTAATCAACAGTAATGTTTGACTAAAATCCGTTTACAAAATGGCTAAAACAACGAAGACCACAAAGTCTACTACAGCAAAAGAATCAGCTCCTAAGAAAGCTGCTCCTGCAAAGGATGCCACTTCTGAAAAGAAAGCCACTCCAGCTAAAAAAGCAGAACCTGTAGCAAGTGCTGCTCCTGAAAAGAAAGCGGCCCCTGCTAAGAAAGAGGCTACTGCAAAAAAGGCTGCCCCTAAAAAGGCTGCGGCTAAATCTGAGCCTGCGTCAAAGCTTGAAAAAGCCTGTAAAGATGCGGTTGCTAAATTCCAGAAAATGGAAGGTGATCAATACAAAGATATTCTTGAAAAACTTGAATGGTGCATCGGAAGCTACAACTACGATAAAAACCCTGAAGGTTTAGTACAGTACGGTAAACAAGCCTCTGATTTATTGAAAAAAGCTAGGAAAGAAAACCCTAAAAAGGTTTCTCAAAAACTAGTAGAGGATCTTGATAAAGCTTTGGCTGGTCTTTAGCAGCATGGATATACTTGATTAAAGGAAAGTCTTTATCTTTACATGTTATCTTATTACTTCTATTCTCACTCTTTCCTCCCTAGAGACTAGCAGTTTGGGTATTCACCCTGTCGTTACAACATGTATACGTTTTTTCTTTTAATTAACATATGATAGGCTATAAGTTATTCTGATTCCCTTAAGAGCTACTTTTTAAGTAGCTCTTTTTTTATCTCATCTTGTCTTTATTTATATTTTAGCCTAACATCGCAACTTAACTTAGCCTAAAAGACATGACTTTCCGCCTTCTGTTTTTTCTATCCTTGCTCTCTATTTCATTTCTTTCATTTTCTCAAAATCAGGAAGTACCCCGTGCTCCAGAACGAACTGAAGGTGAGGGGCCATATGAGCAATTGATTATCCGAGGGGCTACCCTGATCAATGGCGCGGGTTCTCCTCCCATCGGACCGGTAGATGTAGTGGTAGAACAAAACCGCATTGTCGCTATCAAAACTGTAGGCTATCCGGGTGTAGAAATTGATAGTAAACAACGTCCCAAAGCACAGGCTGGTGCCAAAGAAATTGATGCTAGCGGTATGTACCTCCTTCCCGGACTGATAGACATGCATGGCCATATTGGAGGAGCTGGACAAGGTACTACCGCTGAATATGTGTTTAAACTTTGGATGGCACATGGCATCACCACCATCCGTGATCCTTCCTGTAGCAACGGGTTGGAATGGGTACTGGACCAAAAAAAGAAAAGTGATCAAAATAAGATCACCGCTCCGCGCATTGAGGCTTATTCGTACTTTGGACAGGGCTTGGAAAATGGGGTAAACTCTCCGGAAGAAGCCCGTAGCTGGGTGCAAAACATTGCCGAAGAAGGTGCCGATGGCATCAAGTTTTTCGGTACCCGGCCCGACATCATGGAAGCCGCTTTGGACGAAGCCATAAAGTTTGGATTACGTTCAGCCTGCCACCACGCCCAGCTCAATGTCGCCTGGCTCAATGCACTGCAAACTGCCAGGATGGGACTCACCAGCATGGAACACTGGTATGGCTTACCAGAAGCGCTCTTTACAGATCGTACCATACAGAACTATCCGGCAGATTACAATTATCAGAATGAGCAGCATCGTTTTGGAGAAGCCGGTAAATTGTGGGAGCAGGCGGCTCAACCTTATTCGGATAAATGGAATGCCGTGATGGACGAACTCATTGCGCTGGATTTTACCATTGACCCTACATTTAACATTTACGAAGCCAACCGCGATCTGATGCGTGCCCGTACTGCCGAATGGCATCAGGATTATACTTTGCCCTCTCTTTGGGAGTTCTTTAAACCCAGCCGTATCTCTCATGGTTCACACTGGCATGAATGGGGTACAGAAGAGGAAGTAAACTGGAAAAGGAATTATCAGCTCTGGATGACCTTTGTCAATGAATACAAAAATCGGGGCGGACGGGTAACTGCTGGCTCCGACTCCGGCTTTATCTACCAGACTTATGGCTTTGCTTATATCCGGGAGCTGGAACTCCTGCGTGAAGCTGGTTTTCACCCGCTGGAAGTTATCCGGGCAGCCACACTGAAAGGAGCAGAAGCATTAGGCAGAGCGGACGAACTGGGTTCTATAGAAGTGGGCAAGCTTGCCGACATGATATTGGTAGAAGAAAATCCAATGGCTAATCTGAAGGTGCTCTATGGTACCGGAGCAGTAAAGCTAAATGAAAACAACGAGGTAGAAAGAGTAGGCGGCGTAAAGTATACTATCAAAGATGGTATTGTATATGATGCCAAACAGCTCCTTGCTGATGTAAAAAAAATCGTAGATGAAGCCAAAGAAAAAGAGGGAATTCAAGAACTCGCTCAACCCGGTACAAAGACTGAATAGGAATTTACTTATCAAAAAAGAAAGCGGGAAATAAACCTGCTTTCTTTTTTCTTGTCTATTTTCATGATCAAACTTCCTTTCGCAAAATCTCCAGAGGCGGATTATTTACAACTCCTCTGCTGTTGGAAAGACCTATCAGCACTGTTAGTCCGGTGATGATAAAATAGGTGACTACGACAGGTAAGAAGGAAGGGGAAAAAGGGGTCTCAAAATTAAATTGTGCCAATGCCCAACTTGCAATAAAGGCAATCAATACACCGGTAAGCGTAGCCAGGCTACCAAGAAAGAAATACTCTAAAGCATTGATATTTAGAATTTGCCTACGGCTGGCACCGATAGTCCGCAACAGCACACTCTCCTGTATCCGCTGAAACTTGCTGATGATCACTGAACCAATCAATACAATGATCCCTGTAATGATGCTGAAGAAAGCCATAAAGCGAATCACAAATGATACTTTGGCAATAATAGCATCAATGGTTTGCAGGATAAGCTGCAGGTCAATCACGGATACGTTGGGAAATTGCCTGACCACAGCCTGTTGAAAGCTGGCAGCCTGCTGATCGGAGTCCACCCTGGTGATCAATACATGAAATTTGGGTGCACGCTCCAGCACTCCTTCAGGAAAAACCACCAGAAAGTTTGTCTGCATCCGCTGCCAATCCACTTCGCGAATACTTCCTACATAGGTATCAATGATGGCTCCTTGTACATTGAAAGATACTTTATCTCCGATTTCAACCTGCATATCTTCTGCAATACCATCTTCCAATGAAACCCAAATGGTATCTTCCGGTGAGTTTACCTCTCCACTCCACTCTCCCTGTACAATCGTTTCAGCATCGGTAAGGCTGTCGCGATAAGTAACCCGGTATTCACGATTGAGCACCCAGGTGCGTACGTGGGTTGAAGTATCTTCCTTAATCTCTGCTACTGACCTGTCTTTGATGCCTTCCACCCGCATAGAGACAATGGGTACCCTCTGCAAAACGGGTAAATCATAGGAACGCGTCAGTTCTACCAAAGACGCTTCCTGATCGTCCTGAATATCAAACAAAACCATATTGGCCTGATCTTGCTCAGCAGTAAATTCTACTTTTTCCAGCAGCAGGTTTTGTACAAAAAAGAGTGTGCTGATCAATGCCGTTCCCAATCCGATGGTGATGATCAGCACCAGCGTCTGGTTGTTAGGGCGATACAAGTTGGACAGGCTTTGTCTCCATACATAATGCCAGGAACTGGGAAAATACTTTTTTACTGCCCACATCATCAGCTTGGCGATAGCTCCCAATAGCAGAAAAGCCACAATCACGCCCAGAGTGAACAAAGCTGCCTGCTGCCAGGTGCGTAGCTGAAAGAAAGAAAATACACCCACAAAAAGCACCACCAATGCTATAATGAGATACTGTAGCGGATCTCTTTCGCTGCTTTCCTCATGCGAGGCTCTAATGGTCCGAAGCGGAGATGTTTTACGGATAGAAATAAGCGGCAAAAGTGCAAAAAGAATGGAAATAATTAGTCCGATAAGTACGCCCTGAATGATAGCTCTCCAGGAGATTTCCAGATCTACTTCCACCGGCAGCATTCCTGAAAAAACTTCGGGGAGTATAAACTGAATGCTGGCACCCAGTGCAGCACCAACCACTGATCCAAACAAGCCCATGACTATAATTTGAATCAGATAAATGCCAAACCCATGCTTACCCTTGCCTCCCAGGCATCGCAGAATAGCGACAGAAAGCAATTTCTCTCTGATGTAGATATGGACTGCACTAGCTACCCCAATACAACCTAGAAGCAGCGCCACAAAAGCTACCAGATTTAAAAATCCGGTCAGATTTTTATAAGTATCTCCAATCTCTTCTTTTCGCTCTTCCACATCATCAAAACGAAGCTCTTCTTTCTCCAGTCTTGGTTCAATTACATCAGCCAGCAGTGCCTGTACATCCGTATCATCGGGAAATTTCAGGTAAAGCTTATAGTTCAGGCGGCTTCCTTTCTGAAGCAATCCTGTTTCTTCCAGATACTCCATAGGAATGTAGACCGGAGGTGCCACGGTGGAGGTAATACCTGCCTGTCCGGGTACTTTTTGAATCCTGCCTTCCAGCTGAAATGTCAGCTCTCCTACTTTGATAGAATCGCCTGTATCCGCATCAAATTGGAGCATTAAGGTATTGTCGGCAAGTGCTTTTAATTGGCCGCGGAACTCCTGGCTGGCAGCGGGGGGATCGGTCTGTATTTCTCCGTAATAGGGAAACTCCCCTTCCAATGCTCTCACCTGTACCAGACGAGTTCCATCGTTTTTTGGAAAAAGGATCATTGAGGCAAAGCTCACTTCACTGGACCGTCTTGCTCCTAGTGAGTCAAAAAACTGGATTGTAGATTCTGAGATAGGCTGCCGAGCCTCAACAACCAAGTCTGCACCCAGCAGCGCTTTGGCTTCTCCCTCAATGTCCTGTTGCAGATTATCACTGAAAGAATTAATCGCCACCAGCGCAGCGATACCTATGACAATACTACTGACAAAGAGTAAAAGACGGGAACGGTTTTTCCGGCTGTCACGCCAGGCCATTTTGAGTAACCAGGAGAAGGAAGGAGACGATTGATTCATAGGCTGGTTCATTATTTCTCTTTCAGCTGATCTAGCTCTTGTGTCTGATCAGTCAATGTATTTTGAGCAATTTTACCTCCCTTGATACTGATGATGCGTTGGGTTCTGCGTGCCAGACTCAAATCATGCGTAACCAACACCAGCGTAGTGCCGGAATCACGGTTGAGGTCAAAGATAAGCTGCTCAATATGCTCTCCGGTTTCCTCATCCAGATTACCAGTAGGCTCATCCGCAAATAATATGGCAGGGCTATTGGAAAAAGCCCGTGCTATTGAAACTCTCTGCTGCTCGCCTCCCGACAATTGTGTAGGAAAATGATCCTTTCTGGCAGCCAGACCTACTTTATCCAATAGGTCTATCGCAATACGGCCAGCGTTTTTTTCACCCCTTAGTTCCAAAGGTACCATCACATTTTCAAGGGCAGTAAGCGTAGGCATCAGATTAAAATTCTGGAAAATAAAACCTACATACTTTCCCCTAACTTCTGCTCTCTGGTCTTCGTTGAGCTGGTCCAGCGTTACACCATTTAGAATTACCGAACCTGAACTGGCACGATCAAGTCCGGCGCAAAGGCCGAGCAAAGTGGTTTTTCCACTACCCGAAGGCCCTACAATGGCACAGGTATCTCCCTTTCCAATATGTAAATTTACTTGATCCAGTACAGTCAGTTGATGATCTCCACTGCGGTAGGTTTTGCTGAGATTTTTTACTTCCAGAATTGATGACATAAAATATTATGCTTTATTGCGAGATTTAACTATTGTGCTACTGTTTAAGTTATCAGAATAAAAGATATTCACCCGCTTTCCTAATTATACTTTATAATGAAGACAAAAAATTTGCTGAATTATTGTGTTGATCGGCTTTTTGCCATTCCTCTAATGCTTACGGTCTTTTCGCTGCTGCTGTTTTCCTGTAGTGAAAACCAAAACACCAATGAAACTGAAAACACACCTGCTGCTGAGGAGAATGTTGAAAATACAGCAGAAAGTGAAGATAAAAAAGTGATCCTATTTTTTGGCAACAGCCTTACTGCTGGCTATGGCCTGGAACCGGAAGAAGCTTTTCCTGCTGTCATTCAAAAAAAACTGGATTCGTTAGGATTAAATTACCAGGTGGTGAATGCAGGGCTAAGCGGAGAAACTACTGCCAGCGGCAATTCCCGTCTGGA harbors:
- a CDS encoding ABC transporter permease; protein product: MNQSSPSFSWLLKMAWRDSRKNRSRLLLFVSSIVIGIAALVAINSFSDNLQQDIEGEAKALLGADLVVEARQPISESTIQFFDSLGARRSSEVSFASMILFPKNDGTRLVQVRALEGEFPYYGEIQTDPPAASQEFRGQLKALADNTLMLQFDADTGDSIKVGELTFQLEGRIQKVPGQAGITSTVAPPVYIPMEYLEETGLLQKGSRLNYKLYLKFPDDTDVQALLADVIEPRLEKEELRFDDVEERKEEIGDTYKNLTGFLNLVAFVALLLGCIGVASAVHIYIREKLLSVAILRCLGGKGKHGFGIYLIQIIVMGLFGSVVGAALGASIQFILPEVFSGMLPVEVDLEISWRAIIQGVLIGLIISILFALLPLISIRKTSPLRTIRASHEESSERDPLQYLIIALVVLFVGVFSFFQLRTWQQAALFTLGVIVAFLLLGAIAKLMMWAVKKYFPSSWHYVWRQSLSNLYRPNNQTLVLIITIGLGTALISTLFFVQNLLLEKVEFTAEQDQANMVLFDIQDDQEASLVELTRSYDLPVLQRVPIVSMRVEGIKDRSVAEIKEDTSTHVRTWVLNREYRVTYRDSLTDAETIVQGEWSGEVNSPEDTIWVSLEDGIAEDMQVEIGDKVSFNVQGAIIDTYVGSIREVDWQRMQTNFLVVFPEGVLERAPKFHVLITRVDSDQQAASFQQAVVRQFPNVSVIDLQLILQTIDAIIAKVSFVIRFMAFFSIITGIIVLIGSVIISKFQRIQESVLLRTIGASRRQILNINALEYFFLGSLATLTGVLIAFIASWALAQFNFETPFSPSFLPVVVTYFIITGLTVLIGLSNSRGVVNNPPLEILRKEV
- a CDS encoding amidohydrolase family protein encodes the protein MTFRLLFFLSLLSISFLSFSQNQEVPRAPERTEGEGPYEQLIIRGATLINGAGSPPIGPVDVVVEQNRIVAIKTVGYPGVEIDSKQRPKAQAGAKEIDASGMYLLPGLIDMHGHIGGAGQGTTAEYVFKLWMAHGITTIRDPSCSNGLEWVLDQKKKSDQNKITAPRIEAYSYFGQGLENGVNSPEEARSWVQNIAEEGADGIKFFGTRPDIMEAALDEAIKFGLRSACHHAQLNVAWLNALQTARMGLTSMEHWYGLPEALFTDRTIQNYPADYNYQNEQHRFGEAGKLWEQAAQPYSDKWNAVMDELIALDFTIDPTFNIYEANRDLMRARTAEWHQDYTLPSLWEFFKPSRISHGSHWHEWGTEEEVNWKRNYQLWMTFVNEYKNRGGRVTAGSDSGFIYQTYGFAYIRELELLREAGFHPLEVIRAATLKGAEALGRADELGSIEVGKLADMILVEENPMANLKVLYGTGAVKLNENNEVERVGGVKYTIKDGIVYDAKQLLADVKKIVDEAKEKEGIQELAQPGTKTE
- a CDS encoding amidohydrolase, with the translated sequence MKRLAFIVIVSLIGCTSPEQSADMVLLNGNIWTANPTQVNARAIAISADTIMDIGSQAKIRRYIGDSTQVIDLEGNFVTPGFIDSHVHFISGGFRLSSVQLRDAVTPEDFIQRIATFAQTLEPGTWITGGDWDHENWGGELPHREWIDSVTQNHPLWINRLDGHMALANTAAMKTAHVTKEIEEAAGGEIVRDEEGELTGIFKDNAMSWIEKAVPEPSDQQKDKALEAAMKYVTAQGVTSVHHMSGYMDVLERFRDEGKLITRIYAGMPIHQWKKLADKISEEGVGDKWLRIGSLKGFMDGSLGSHTAAFFDPFTDAPEDSGFFITTKEEMYGWVKKADSAGLQPMIHAIGDRAISELLDIYTEVVQENGARDRRFRIEHSQHIVPKDFGRYNSLGVIASMQPYHAIDDGRWAEKVIGPERIQTTYAFRSLLDEGVRLAFGSDWFVAPPTPLEGIYAAVTRRTLDGQNPEGWVPEQKISVEEALRAYTINAAFASFEENIKGTLEIGKLADMVVIDRDLFKINPSQIKEAKLLMTIIGGKIVYQSEEEL
- a CDS encoding ABC transporter ATP-binding protein, giving the protein MSSILEVKNLSKTYRSGDHQLTVLDQVNLHIGKGDTCAIVGPSGSGKTTLLGLCAGLDRASSGSVILNGVTLDQLNEDQRAEVRGKYVGFIFQNFNLMPTLTALENVMVPLELRGEKNAGRIAIDLLDKVGLAARKDHFPTQLSGGEQQRVSIARAFSNSPAILFADEPTGNLDEETGEHIEQLIFDLNRDSGTTLVLVTHDLSLARRTQRIISIKGGKIAQNTLTDQTQELDQLKEK
- a CDS encoding Gfo/Idh/MocA family protein → MKENMISRRYFNRTLSASLGAVTFIPELAMNPSVWKEQQKKKLGIALVGLGSYSSGQLAPALQETGHCYLSGIVTGTPAKEKEWADKYNIPEKNIYNYENFDSIVDNPDIDIIYVVLPNSMHAEYTVRSAQAGKHVICEKPMAISSEECQEMINACNQANVKLSIGYRLHFEPHNQEIMRLGQEKVMGDITFIQCGAGYLMGDNWDQWRLKKELAGTGALGNMGVYAIQGALYTVGENPLYVYAQEFKTKPDKFKEVDETVTFQFEFPGGVVANLQTSHNARTNRLYAACEDGWFELEPFSPYGGISGNSSKGLITYPQVNQQALQMDDFALCILNNQKTRVPGEMGMRDVQIIEAILESIETGKKVMLNNLAF